One region of Sulfuriroseicoccus oceanibius genomic DNA includes:
- a CDS encoding PEP-CTERM sorting domain-containing protein (PEP-CTERM proteins occur, often in large numbers, in the proteomes of bacteria that also encode an exosortase, a predicted intramembrane cysteine proteinase. The presence of a PEP-CTERM domain at a protein's C-terminus predicts cleavage within the sorting domain, followed by covalent anchoring to some some component of the (usually Gram-negative) cell surface. Many PEP-CTERM proteins exhibit an unusual sequence composition that includes large numbers of potential glycosylation sites. Expression of one such protein has been shown restore the ability of a bacterium to form floc, a type of biofilm.) has product MKNIATALTCLAMIGSASAASIAINFAENTNQAFVGGTALGPTGIDGSNWNSSIDRDSGDFNAGSITNLKDDSGALTGASVTWNSQNTWVASGGTGSDDAKLTTGYLDDANTIGFDNTTGGAVGVDITVSGITFDTYTIYGILASDAGDQYSSRNFQVNGSYVWGGSNRNAQAEAYGNSTAAFNATGSYWVEIEQGVTRGNYWTFDATGSTVRVNGIDAWDGGRGSLAGIVIVDTTAVPEPSSAALLGLGGLAMILRRRK; this is encoded by the coding sequence ATGAAAAACATCGCAACAGCACTCACTTGCTTAGCAATGATCGGCTCGGCTTCGGCCGCATCCATCGCGATCAACTTCGCCGAAAATACCAATCAAGCCTTTGTCGGAGGAACCGCCCTCGGACCAACCGGCATCGACGGCTCGAACTGGAACAGCTCCATCGATCGCGACTCCGGTGATTTCAATGCCGGATCCATCACCAACCTTAAAGATGACTCCGGTGCCTTGACAGGTGCGTCTGTTACATGGAACTCACAAAACACATGGGTGGCATCCGGCGGCACAGGCTCCGATGACGCCAAGCTTACAACGGGGTACCTGGACGACGCCAATACCATTGGCTTCGATAACACCACCGGTGGAGCCGTCGGTGTCGACATCACCGTGAGCGGCATCACATTTGATACATACACAATCTACGGCATCCTTGCATCCGATGCTGGAGATCAATACTCATCACGCAATTTCCAAGTAAACGGATCTTACGTATGGGGCGGATCCAACCGTAATGCCCAGGCCGAGGCCTATGGAAATTCCACTGCCGCCTTCAATGCAACAGGCAGCTACTGGGTGGAAATCGAGCAAGGCGTAACCCGTGGCAACTATTGGACATTCGATGCAACCGGTTCAACAGTTCGAGTGAACGGCATTGACGCATGGGACGGAGGCCGCGGATCACTCGCAGGAATCGTAATCGTCGATACAACGGCCGTACCAGAACCGTCCTCCGCAGCCCTCCTCGGACTCGGTGGGCTTGCAATGATTCTGCGTCGCCGCAAGTAG
- a CDS encoding PEP-CTERM sorting domain-containing protein yields MKIIPAIALAATFVGAASAATVSISNNSFESPGANGGFTFQTPTDWTNEGGSVFLEDITSVGFSLGTADGADFLTLQDTGTVSQNLGVSYIAGNIYTLTLAITNRTGQANTNSGIFALHDDNGELASFSVDTTAFTGDQVNNFNDYSFDYTATGAEVGNITVVLSEENSSGRFHIDNVRLTAVPEPSSAALLGLGGLAMILIRRK; encoded by the coding sequence ATGAAAATCATCCCAGCCATCGCTCTGGCCGCCACATTCGTCGGCGCGGCGTCCGCTGCCACCGTGTCCATCTCAAACAACAGTTTCGAGTCTCCTGGCGCCAACGGCGGCTTTACTTTCCAAACTCCCACCGACTGGACAAACGAAGGAGGCAGCGTCTTCTTGGAGGATATCACTTCCGTAGGGTTCTCTCTAGGCACCGCAGACGGAGCGGATTTCCTCACCCTGCAAGACACAGGCACCGTCTCCCAAAACCTTGGTGTCAGCTACATCGCAGGCAATATTTACACACTCACTCTGGCGATCACGAACCGTACCGGACAAGCAAACACCAATTCAGGTATCTTTGCGCTCCATGACGACAACGGCGAGTTGGCTTCTTTCTCTGTGGATACAACCGCGTTTACCGGCGACCAAGTCAACAACTTCAACGACTACTCATTCGACTACACCGCCACTGGCGCGGAAGTCGGCAACATCACCGTCGTGTTGTCGGAAGAGAACAGCTCCGGCCGCTTCCACATCGACAACGTCCGCCTCACTGCGGTTCCCGAGCCTTCGTCAGCTGCACTGCTCGGCCTCGGCGGTCTCGCCATGATTCTAATCCGTCGCAAGTAG
- a CDS encoding Fur family transcriptional regulator, which yields MHSIRPTAADRHCMNQEIKDRFDAFVKKKGLRKTGQRDAIFRAAFANEEHFTAEELLERTKAIDPNTSRATVYRTIPLLIEAGLLREIDLGGDLKHYDPNFNDHPDHAHLICVDCGKVIEFSDANLQVLEDCIVRRLGFRPSTSSLRIEACCEQLRQTGTCENLINARLVRRKLPVR from the coding sequence GTGCACTCCATCCGACCAACCGCTGCCGACCGCCACTGCATGAATCAAGAGATCAAAGACCGCTTCGACGCCTTCGTAAAAAAGAAAGGCCTGCGCAAGACCGGTCAACGCGACGCTATCTTCCGCGCCGCCTTCGCCAATGAAGAACACTTCACAGCCGAAGAACTTCTCGAGCGCACCAAGGCGATTGACCCCAACACATCGCGCGCCACGGTCTACCGCACCATCCCATTGCTCATCGAAGCCGGACTGCTGCGGGAAATCGACCTCGGCGGCGATCTCAAGCACTACGACCCGAACTTCAACGACCACCCCGACCACGCTCACCTCATCTGCGTGGACTGCGGCAAGGTGATCGAGTTCTCCGACGCAAACCTTCAGGTGCTCGAAGACTGCATCGTGCGCCGCCTCGGCTTCCGGCCATCAACCTCCTCCCTCCGCATCGAGGCCTGTTGTGAGCAGTTGCGCCAGACCGGCACCTGCGAAAACCTGATCAACGCGCGTTTGGTGCGCCGCAAACTTCCGGTGCGCTAA
- a CDS encoding alcohol dehydrogenase family protein, translating to MHTPPKQMTGVQLIGHGDLSQLQVNHSIDIPTPGLGDALIKVHAAGVNNTDLNLRTGWYSKSDQSSDDAGWQGNAIPFPLIQGADVCGTVVAVGPEADPQLVGCRVLVEPCFHERHGKQLDRPVYLGSDCHGGFAEYTTVPARYAHRINSTLTSTELASFPCSYSTAENLLTRAKVTAQDIVLITGASGGVGSAAIQLANARGARVIAVTSPSKADALLKLGAHRTVDRDSHLPDTVGTDSVDVVIDLVGGSHWPLLLNALKPFGRYATSGAIAGPIVELDLRTLYLKDLSLFGGTALSPEIFPALIQRIESGNISPLVAQTFPLAQIPEAQRAFECKQHIGKLVIEIA from the coding sequence ATGCACACGCCCCCCAAACAAATGACAGGAGTTCAACTCATCGGCCACGGGGATCTCTCTCAACTGCAGGTCAATCACTCGATCGATATCCCCACTCCAGGCCTCGGCGACGCTCTGATCAAAGTCCATGCAGCCGGAGTCAATAATACCGACCTCAATCTGCGCACCGGCTGGTATTCAAAATCAGACCAATCCAGTGACGACGCAGGATGGCAAGGCAACGCAATCCCTTTCCCTCTGATCCAGGGAGCCGACGTCTGCGGCACCGTCGTCGCCGTCGGCCCGGAAGCCGATCCCCAACTCGTTGGATGCCGCGTGCTCGTCGAACCGTGCTTCCACGAACGCCACGGGAAACAACTCGATCGTCCGGTCTATCTAGGGTCCGACTGCCATGGAGGATTCGCCGAATACACTACCGTCCCCGCCCGCTACGCCCATAGAATCAACAGCACGCTCACCAGCACAGAGCTCGCCTCCTTCCCCTGCTCGTACTCCACCGCCGAAAACCTGCTCACCCGAGCGAAAGTCACCGCCCAAGACATTGTTCTCATCACGGGCGCCTCAGGAGGTGTCGGCTCGGCCGCCATCCAACTCGCCAACGCCCGCGGCGCACGGGTCATCGCCGTCACATCTCCCTCGAAAGCGGACGCCTTACTCAAACTCGGCGCCCATCGCACAGTCGATCGTGACTCCCATCTGCCCGATACCGTCGGCACCGATTCCGTGGACGTCGTCATCGACCTCGTAGGCGGCTCGCACTGGCCACTCCTACTGAACGCGCTCAAACCCTTCGGTCGCTACGCGACATCCGGTGCCATCGCCGGCCCGATCGTCGAACTCGACCTGCGCACACTCTACCTCAAAGACCTCTCTCTCTTCGGTGGCACCGCCCTCTCTCCCGAAATATTCCCTGCTCTCATTCAGCGCATCGAATCAGGCAACATCTCACCACTCGTCGCCCAAACATTCCCACTCGCTCAAATCCCAGAAGCCCAACGAGCGTTCGAATGCAAACAACACATCGGCAAGCTGGTCATCGAAATCGCGTAG
- a CDS encoding Dps family protein: protein MMSKATNQNVIDALRQVVADSYALIGQTHICHWNVRGPGFFALHTAFEEQYTELFPAVDELAERIRALGALAPGGLANLSAMSHIEEIAEDASAEEMVAHLAKGNETLVTSLRTLRDAAGDSGDNETEDLAIARIQVHEKTLWMLKSFLE from the coding sequence ATGATGAGCAAAGCAACCAACCAAAACGTAATCGACGCACTGCGCCAAGTCGTAGCAGACAGCTACGCGCTGATCGGCCAAACCCATATCTGTCACTGGAACGTACGCGGTCCCGGCTTCTTCGCTCTCCATACCGCGTTCGAAGAGCAATACACCGAACTCTTCCCCGCAGTCGACGAACTCGCCGAACGCATCCGCGCACTCGGGGCCCTCGCCCCCGGCGGCCTGGCCAACCTCTCCGCCATGTCCCATATCGAGGAAATCGCCGAAGACGCCAGCGCCGAAGAAATGGTCGCCCACCTCGCAAAGGGGAACGAAACACTCGTAACCAGCCTGCGCACCCTCCGCGACGCTGCGGGAGATTCAGGCGACAATGAAACCGAGGATCTCGCCATCGCCCGCATTCAAGTGCACGAAAAAACCCTCTGGATGCTCAAGAGTTTCCTCGAGTGA
- a CDS encoding LysR family transcriptional regulator: MEIRQLEYFVALVEEKTFSAAAARCGVAQPSLSQQIKKLELELGADVVVRRRSGVELTAAGKLLWRRAAAILGLVGDVERLFLDRGELIAERVTVGAIPTIAPYWLPEILRQMRARFPEVSIDLVEDETVRLLELVLAGDVDFAITSDMDVDVSGLIDRRLFDEPLWLTVAADSELAQSDVVDVERLKEEALLVMQEGHCLTDQTVRQCRARDFKPRTGIRCSSLETLVGLIEAGLGVGFIPEMARAVYGKRAVRMVEVAAGRFSRSVRIVSRADKVFAPHERRLVELITEHVETGGGNG, from the coding sequence ATGGAGATTCGTCAGTTGGAGTATTTCGTTGCTTTGGTGGAGGAGAAGACCTTCAGCGCCGCAGCCGCGCGGTGTGGGGTGGCGCAGCCGTCACTGAGTCAGCAGATCAAGAAGCTGGAGCTTGAGTTGGGGGCGGATGTAGTGGTGCGGAGGCGCAGCGGGGTGGAGTTGACTGCGGCGGGGAAATTGTTGTGGCGGCGTGCCGCGGCGATCCTGGGGTTGGTGGGGGATGTGGAGCGGTTGTTTTTGGATCGGGGGGAGTTGATTGCCGAGCGGGTCACGGTGGGGGCGATTCCTACGATAGCTCCCTATTGGTTGCCTGAGATCTTGAGGCAGATGCGGGCGAGGTTCCCAGAGGTATCCATTGATCTAGTGGAAGATGAGACCGTCCGGCTGCTTGAATTGGTGCTGGCGGGGGATGTGGATTTTGCGATCACCAGCGACATGGATGTGGACGTCAGCGGACTGATTGACCGGCGATTGTTTGATGAACCGCTGTGGCTGACGGTGGCGGCTGATTCAGAGTTGGCTCAGAGCGATGTGGTGGATGTGGAGAGGTTGAAAGAGGAAGCGTTGCTCGTGATGCAGGAGGGGCACTGTTTGACGGATCAGACAGTGCGGCAGTGCAGAGCCCGTGATTTTAAACCACGAACAGGGATTCGTTGCAGTAGCTTGGAGACGTTGGTCGGGCTGATCGAGGCAGGGCTCGGGGTGGGGTTTATTCCAGAAATGGCGAGAGCGGTTTACGGCAAGCGGGCGGTCCGGATGGTGGAAGTGGCGGCCGGGCGTTTTTCGCGGAGTGTGCGGATTGTGAGTCGGGCGGACAAAGTGTTTGCGCCACATGAGCGGCGGTTAGTCGAATTGATTACCGAGCACGTGGAGACGGGAGGCGGCAATGGGTGA
- a CDS encoding glycosyltransferase family 2 protein, whose product MLQGKRIAVVMPAYWAEKTVAKTYNAIPKDIVDHIILVDDCSKDNTVEAAKALGIETYRNETNLNYGGNVKRCLQKGLDAGADILILLHPDFQYTPKLIPAMSAMLATDEYDVCLASRTSGKGALSGGMPIWRFVANWGLTTFMDFCFGVHHTEYHTGYRAYSRKVLEEVDFHALADDFIFDNEMFIAALKNGSNTCEVTCPTSYEDDASSIPFSKALRYGIQCVKISLKFVGWRIAGRPSGK is encoded by the coding sequence ATGCTCCAAGGAAAACGCATCGCCGTCGTCATGCCCGCCTACTGGGCGGAAAAAACGGTCGCCAAAACCTATAACGCCATCCCGAAAGACATCGTCGACCACATCATCCTGGTCGACGATTGCTCGAAGGATAACACCGTGGAAGCCGCCAAGGCGTTGGGGATTGAAACCTACCGCAACGAGACCAACCTCAACTACGGAGGCAATGTGAAACGTTGCCTCCAGAAGGGCCTCGACGCCGGTGCCGATATCCTCATCCTCCTCCACCCAGACTTCCAGTACACGCCGAAGCTCATCCCTGCGATGAGCGCCATGCTGGCTACCGACGAGTACGATGTCTGTCTGGCATCACGCACATCGGGCAAAGGCGCACTCTCCGGAGGCATGCCGATCTGGCGCTTTGTCGCCAACTGGGGGCTCACCACGTTCATGGACTTCTGCTTCGGCGTCCATCACACCGAGTACCACACCGGCTACCGTGCCTACTCGCGCAAGGTCTTGGAAGAAGTCGATTTCCACGCCCTCGCCGATGACTTCATCTTCGACAACGAAATGTTCATCGCCGCCCTCAAGAACGGATCCAACACGTGTGAAGTCACTTGCCCAACCAGCTACGAAGACGACGCCAGCTCGATCCCATTCTCCAAAGCCCTTCGCTACGGCATCCAGTGCGTGAAGATCTCACTCAAATTCGTCGGCTGGCGAATCGCCGGTCGCCCTTCTGGAAAATAA
- the argH gene encoding argininosuccinate lyase gives MWKGRFSQQTADLVQQFGESISYDWRLYKHDVRGSIAHARAQLNAGLLTADEFAQIEAGLRSIEADIDAGNMEWSIALEDVHMNIESELTKRIGAAGGKLHTARSRNDQVATDTRLYCREMIDVTIDLIRDLQRVLVTKAEQYAESVVPGYTHLQRGQPVTIGHHLLAYVEMLDRDADRLTDARKRVNISPLGSGALAGSTINLDRHAIAAELEFDRPTTNSMDAIADRDYIAEILFALALVGTHLSRFSEDLILWTSAEFGFATLSDAHTTGSSLMPQKKNPDVAEITRGKTGRLYGNLVALLTAVKGLPLTYNRDLQEDKEPLFDSIDTISLTLRVNTEMIAAMEINEERTLAAASDPMLLATDLADYLVKQGVPFRSAHELVGTAVALSVETNTPLDKLSDEQLQNISESYGPDAREVFDLKRALAARTNPGAPSPQNVRSECQRWSDKLS, from the coding sequence ATGTGGAAAGGCAGATTCTCCCAACAAACCGCTGACCTCGTCCAACAATTCGGCGAATCCATCTCTTACGATTGGCGCCTCTATAAACACGACGTCCGCGGGTCCATCGCCCACGCCCGGGCCCAGCTCAATGCCGGACTCCTCACCGCTGACGAGTTCGCCCAAATCGAAGCGGGCCTGCGCTCGATCGAAGCAGACATCGACGCCGGTAACATGGAATGGTCCATCGCGCTGGAAGATGTCCACATGAACATCGAAAGCGAACTCACAAAACGCATCGGTGCCGCCGGCGGAAAACTCCACACCGCTCGCTCGCGCAACGACCAGGTCGCTACCGACACCCGCCTCTACTGCCGCGAAATGATCGACGTCACCATCGACCTGATCCGCGACCTCCAGCGTGTCCTCGTGACAAAAGCCGAACAATACGCCGAATCCGTCGTACCTGGCTACACCCACCTTCAGCGAGGCCAGCCGGTCACAATCGGCCACCACCTGCTCGCCTACGTCGAAATGCTCGACCGCGACGCCGACCGCCTCACCGACGCCCGCAAGCGCGTCAACATTTCCCCTCTCGGCTCCGGCGCGCTCGCCGGTTCGACCATCAACCTCGACCGCCACGCCATCGCCGCCGAGCTCGAATTCGACCGCCCGACCACCAACTCGATGGACGCCATCGCAGACCGCGATTACATCGCCGAGATCCTCTTCGCCCTCGCGCTGGTCGGCACCCACCTCTCCCGCTTCAGCGAAGACCTCATCCTCTGGACATCCGCCGAGTTCGGATTCGCCACCCTCAGCGATGCCCACACCACAGGCTCGTCGTTGATGCCGCAAAAGAAAAACCCTGACGTCGCCGAAATCACCCGCGGCAAAACCGGACGCCTCTACGGCAACCTGGTCGCTCTGCTCACCGCTGTGAAAGGCCTGCCGCTCACCTACAACCGCGACCTGCAGGAAGATAAAGAGCCTCTCTTCGACTCAATCGACACCATCTCCCTCACCCTGCGCGTGAACACCGAAATGATCGCCGCCATGGAGATTAATGAGGAGCGCACCCTCGCCGCAGCCTCAGACCCAATGCTGCTCGCCACCGACCTGGCGGACTACCTCGTGAAGCAAGGCGTCCCATTCCGCAGCGCCCACGAACTCGTCGGCACCGCGGTCGCCCTTTCAGTGGAAACCAACACCCCACTCGACAAACTGAGCGACGAGCAGTTGCAGAACATCTCGGAAAGCTACGGCCCTGACGCCCGCGAGGTCTTCGACCTCAAGCGCGCCCTCGCCGCCCGCACCAACCCAGGTGCCCCGTCACCGCAAAACGTGCGCAGCGAATGCCAACGCTGGTCGGATAAACTTTCCTAA
- a CDS encoding glycoside hydrolase family 27 protein: MIKPISIVACGILAVLSAHSEQTSPRKQTPIMGWSSWNHFRIKIDESIIKGQADAMATNGMKEVGYQFINIDDGYFGGRDENGTLFCDPETFPSGMKALASYIHSKGLKAGIYSDAGKDTCGTKWDNDPRGYGVGLLGHDKKDIALMLGDWGYDFLKVDWCSGEWMGLDEETRYTEIGKIVRETNPSAIYNICRWEFPGKWALKVADSWRVSADIAPNFSSICHIIDKCEPLWIHASPGNINDMDMLQVGRGMTLEQDKSHFAMWCMMASPLLAGNDLRSMKQETLEILTNKDLIAINQDPLVYQARKLHDAGDQEVWARPLIKRTDGKVAVALFNRSNQPARISVDLAALGIDPHKGYSIRDCWLQKTTANNQTSESLTYSVPAHGTIVLRISGSNTPQDVFAR, translated from the coding sequence ATGATCAAGCCAATCTCCATCGTCGCCTGCGGTATATTAGCCGTCCTCTCAGCGCACTCCGAACAAACCTCCCCTCGCAAGCAAACTCCCATCATGGGATGGAGCAGCTGGAATCACTTCCGTATCAAAATCGACGAGAGCATCATCAAGGGGCAGGCCGACGCCATGGCGACCAACGGCATGAAGGAAGTTGGCTATCAGTTCATTAACATCGACGACGGATACTTCGGCGGCCGAGATGAAAACGGAACGCTCTTCTGCGACCCCGAAACCTTCCCCTCGGGCATGAAAGCTCTCGCATCGTACATCCACTCGAAAGGGCTGAAGGCCGGCATCTACTCCGACGCAGGAAAGGACACATGCGGCACCAAGTGGGACAACGATCCCCGAGGCTACGGAGTCGGGCTCCTCGGCCACGACAAGAAGGACATCGCCCTGATGCTCGGAGATTGGGGGTACGACTTCCTCAAAGTCGACTGGTGCAGCGGTGAATGGATGGGCTTGGACGAAGAAACCAGGTACACAGAAATCGGAAAAATCGTACGCGAAACCAATCCATCGGCCATTTACAACATCTGCCGCTGGGAGTTCCCCGGCAAGTGGGCTCTAAAGGTCGCCGACTCTTGGCGAGTCTCCGCTGACATCGCACCAAACTTCAGCAGCATCTGCCACATCATCGATAAGTGCGAACCTCTCTGGATCCACGCGTCCCCCGGCAACATAAATGACATGGACATGCTGCAAGTCGGCCGAGGCATGACTCTTGAGCAGGATAAATCCCACTTCGCCATGTGGTGCATGATGGCCTCACCTCTGCTTGCCGGCAACGACCTCCGATCAATGAAGCAGGAAACCCTCGAGATCCTCACCAACAAGGATCTCATCGCTATCAACCAGGACCCGCTCGTCTATCAAGCCCGCAAACTACATGACGCAGGGGATCAGGAAGTCTGGGCCCGCCCATTGATCAAACGCACCGACGGCAAAGTCGCGGTAGCACTTTTCAACCGCAGCAACCAGCCCGCCCGAATCTCTGTCGATCTCGCCGCCCTAGGCATTGATCCCCACAAGGGCTATTCCATCCGTGACTGCTGGCTCCAGAAAACGACAGCCAACAACCAAACCTCGGAGTCGCTCACCTACAGCGTACCAGCACACGGCACCATCGTCCTCCGCATCTCCGGATCCAACACCCCACAGGACGTTTTCGCCCGATAG
- a CDS encoding substrate-binding domain-containing protein has protein sequence MSGYIKMTLAERVAGKLRQEIGERRWGRELPGIRTLADEMGVSKATMTKALQVLEAWGVVEPVVKGKARRVVESEVLGQVTGVGATPVACPRVVMLTRISYDRLGRVDREFYGHLLRLFEEQGRRVSVVTAATGDMSEDELRCMVADHPADIYVIWNSGEHVARWFRQHRIRAVFVGGQFRPGSACLVSFSGQVVVEQALGHLIGLGHRRIVLPRIGKPDDSGGITLAVQRLFKEAGIQFGPYNMPFWDGDPDGFIDLLRRSFQLTPPTALVVWSAPLVPALWSFMIEQGIRCPEDLSVVLLDDNPLLDTMRPQLDVVEKSPKVLASRMAAKVAELALAQVDDETATQSVLIGGKLRVRGSSRSLVAAVK, from the coding sequence ATGAGCGGATACATCAAAATGACTTTGGCGGAGCGGGTTGCCGGGAAGCTTCGGCAGGAGATTGGCGAGCGGCGATGGGGGCGGGAGTTGCCGGGGATTCGGACGTTGGCCGACGAGATGGGGGTGAGCAAGGCAACGATGACCAAGGCGCTTCAAGTGTTGGAGGCGTGGGGCGTGGTGGAGCCGGTTGTAAAGGGGAAGGCTCGGCGCGTGGTAGAGAGTGAAGTCTTGGGGCAAGTAACTGGTGTTGGTGCGACTCCGGTGGCGTGTCCTCGTGTTGTGATGTTAACGCGAATTTCGTATGACCGTCTGGGACGGGTCGACCGAGAGTTCTATGGGCATCTGCTGAGGTTGTTTGAAGAGCAAGGGAGACGGGTCAGTGTGGTGACGGCGGCTACCGGAGATATGAGTGAAGATGAACTGCGGTGCATGGTGGCGGATCATCCTGCCGATATTTATGTGATTTGGAATAGTGGTGAGCATGTGGCGCGGTGGTTTCGGCAGCATCGGATTCGCGCGGTTTTTGTTGGAGGTCAGTTCAGGCCGGGCAGCGCGTGTCTGGTGAGTTTCTCGGGACAAGTTGTTGTCGAGCAGGCATTGGGGCATCTGATTGGTTTAGGCCATCGGCGGATTGTGTTGCCGCGTATTGGAAAGCCTGATGATTCGGGGGGGATTACATTGGCGGTTCAGCGGCTATTCAAGGAGGCTGGGATACAGTTTGGCCCGTATAATATGCCCTTTTGGGATGGTGATCCGGATGGGTTTATCGATTTGTTGCGGCGCTCGTTTCAACTCACTCCGCCGACGGCGTTGGTAGTGTGGAGCGCTCCTTTGGTCCCCGCGTTGTGGTCGTTTATGATTGAGCAAGGGATACGTTGCCCGGAGGATCTCTCGGTGGTGTTGCTGGACGATAACCCGTTGTTGGACACGATGAGGCCGCAGTTGGATGTGGTGGAGAAGAGTCCGAAGGTTCTGGCATCGCGGATGGCGGCAAAGGTAGCTGAGTTGGCGCTAGCCCAGGTTGACGATGAGACTGCGACGCAGTCGGTTTTAATCGGTGGAAAGTTGAGGGTGAGGGGCAGTAGCCGGTCTTTGGTGGCGGCTGTAAAATGA